A segment of the Bacillota bacterium genome:
CACGCCCCACAACTTGCCCACGGGCATTGGACACAGGAAGGAATCCACTTCATCGGGCTTGACCACGAGCAACCCATCTGGCTTGCACGAGTCAGAAGCGAGTTTGGCAAGGAACTTGTTGGGCGCGATGCCGCACGATGCCGTGAGGNNNNNNNNNNTGACACTCCGGCGTATCTCCTGCTTGAGCCTGACTCCGATCTCGCGGCGGTCCTGGTAGAAATGCTCGCACCCGGTCATGTCGAGAAAGGCCTCGTCTATTGAAACCTCCTCGACCGCCGGCGAGAACCTCCGGAGCACCTCCATTATCTGACGTGAGACCTCGGCGTAGCGTTTCATG
Coding sequences within it:
- a CDS encoding DNA polymerase IV; translation: LTASCGIAPNKFLAKLASDSCKPDGLLVVKPDEVDSFLCPMPVGKLWGVGKGGEEALRRFGIVTVGDLREWPLEWLTERFGKWGAQIFNLARGIDDEP